The following coding sequences lie in one Lolium perenne isolate Kyuss_39 chromosome 2, Kyuss_2.0, whole genome shotgun sequence genomic window:
- the LOC127329775 gene encoding NEP1-interacting protein 2-like, translating into MVAVSRVAGGLLRSLVAGVFGAAGTVVGAVYGLLAAAFVVQDDDGFLRGTLVGAIAGALVSVDLAHSLLAIWCCSSVDMRIKRTVSAISGLPALADPHSGRGARVLFDRTSFGFSPPVAVVVVAKGAAVDGSCCPICLQEFEAGGETAGRLPACSHVFHLGCIRRWLLCKSHCPMCRHAVS; encoded by the coding sequence ATGGTGGCGGTCTCGCGAGTAGCCGGCGGGCTGCTTCGCTCCCTCGTCGCCGGCGTCTTCGgtgcagccgggacggtggtcggCGCCGTGTACGGCCTCTTGGCAGCCGCCTTCGTCGTGCAGGACGACGACGGCTTCTTGCGGGGGACGCTGGTGGGAGCGATCGCCGGAGCGCTCGTCTCCGTCGACCTCGCACACTCCCTCCTGGCCATATGGTGCTGCTCCTCCGTGGACATGCGAATCAAACGCACCGTCAGCGCCATCTCTGGATTGCCAGCTCTCGCCGACCCGCACTCCGGCCGCGGTGCTCGCGTCCTCTTCGATCGGACCAGCTTCGGCTTCTCCCCGCCGGTGGCCGTGGTGGTGGTGGCCAAGGGAGCTGCGGTAGACGGCAGTTGCTGCCCGATCTGCCTCCAGGAGTTCGAGGCCGGCGGCGAGACCGCGGGGAGGCTCCCTGCCTGCTCCCACGTGTTCCACCTGGGGTGCATCCGGAGATGGCTCCTCTGCAAGTCCCACTGCCCCATGTGCCGCCACGCCGTAAGCTAG